TTTTTGCCTGGTTATCCAGGGTGAACCATACCTTGTGCAGGGGGGGAGATCAATCTTTGTTTATTACAAGGACACAATTCCGGAACCATCAAGGTTTTGATGAGAAGTATCTTATCTATGAGGATAGTGAATTCATCCAAAGAATATATAAAAACCTGAATTTTAAAGTGTTACCACAAAACGTCATTACCTCAGCACGAAAATACAGACAAAAAGGATGGATGAAGGTCCAATTCCATTTTGGGATGATCCACCTCAAGAACTTTATGGGGGCACCTCCCAATGAGCTTTACAGTTATTATAAAAAACATCTATTGAACTAAACCCACACGCATGATGTCTAAATCATTTTTTTTCGTGTTTGCCATTTTCCTATTGCTATGTAGCTGTATGGAAGAAAAAAGGGACAAACCAAAATCCATAGTGGACAAGGATTTGGCAATGGCCCCAGAAGGTTGGATACGGAAAAGGGTACAAAAAGCAGCACAACGATTTAATGCCACGGAAGCAGGGAAGATTGTTTGGCAGGCCATGGAAGCCCATGGTGGGCTGGAGAATTGGTATGGCAACGGTCCCGTGTCATTTCATTTTAATTATCAACCCTTGGACGGCGGCGTACCAAGAAACACATACCAGGTTATAGATACTTGGTCCAGTAGGGCAAGACACTATCAGGCAGGGGACTCCCTGTCCCAATACGGTTGGGACGGCAAAGCGGCATGGGTAATGGCAAAAGACAGTACTACGTTCAATTACAATACTAGATTTTGGTCCCTAACACCTTACTTTTTTATGGCCCAACCTTTTGTTCTCGATGGAAAAGGTGTTCATTTGGAACAACTTCCCCAGAGAAACCATAACGGCAAAATTCAGGATGTGATCAAGGTAACTTTTGATCCAGGCACCGGTGATGCTCCCGACGATTACTATATCCTTTATTTTGATGGCGAAACCCATTTGCTAAATGTTATAAGGTATATTGTTTCTTACCCTGGGTATTTTGAAAAAGGGAAGCATCTTCCTGAAAAATTTATGCTTCTTGAAGGAAAGCAGACCATAAACGGGATTCCATTTCCAAAAACCTATAAAACGTTCTGGCTTACCAGTGATGGGCAACCCGGGGAGCATATCACCGATATTACTTTGGATGCGATAAAATTTATGCCAAAATTGGAAGCGGAACTTTTCCATAGTCCACCAGAAGCCAAAATCCTGGATGGCCTATAAAAGCCAAAATCAATAGGAGTTTCTGGAGTTTAAAGCCAAATCAATCAGTTGTTCTCTAGGGATAAATTCGCGTAATCCGTTAGGACACCGTTGGTAATGATATTGGTAAGCACATTTTCTTGGGAGCTGATCGATATTCTTTCCTCAATACTGGGATTTCTGGAATCCCCTATATCAATCATAGTTACAGGAGGCAATACATTGGTCACCAAATAAAGATTGCTGCTATTGGCAAATACTTCGGTAAAATTCTTCTGCTCGTTTTCAATGCTGTTTTTATTGAAAATGTGCTGTAAACTCTTTGCGAAACGCTCACTTTCCGGGCTTTTACCATGATGGAATATGGAAACCTCAAAATGTTTGCTATCCTTTACCGTGTTATTCAGGTTAATGACCACTATTCGTTGGTACTTCCCCATATTCTTCAGGTAGCGCTTGTTTATTATTTCAACATAATGCTGCATCTGGTTTTGGTCCGCTATGGCATTTTCAGTGGTATCACCATTTTCGATTGCGGAAGGGGAAGATAAAATATCATCGTCCTTCAATTCATCTATTAAATACACTTTGGCCCCGTGCACCATCAATTTTTGGGCAACACTGCGTACGATCTGATTTCGTACAAATTGCAATTCCCTTGACCCCTTCACACCATTCTGACCGGACAGCAAATAAATGACCGCATTTTTTAATCGTTCACTCTTAGGGGAAATGGAACCCAACTCTTCATCAAAAATGGGGGATTCCTTATCAATCCCTTCCGAAATGCTCAAAGCCATTTTTTTAAAGGAATCCGGAGCATCCGGGATTATATATTCCCTATCCAGGTAGAGTTCGCTGCCATTTTTCAAGTCATTAAGATTCAGGCGAACAAAATCCGCATAATATTTAACCGGATCCAAACCTTGCTTCCGTAATATGGAAAAAATACCATCACCACTTTCTGCCTTTACCGCAATGGTTTGGGCAGTTGTTAGAAAACTACAGGAGAAAACTAGTATTAAAATGAATGGTTTCATTAAAATCATATCGCTGTGACGGCAACAAATATAGTGCTTCATCGATGAAATGCAAAAAATATCGATGAAATGTATTCTAAAAATATTGACCTATCCCAAAAACGACCCCCCTGGTCGCATTGGTGGTAATGCCATGACCGTAATCTATTCTAAAGATGGCATTGAAAATGCGCTTATGGATAAGCCGTATCCCTATTCCTGGATATATGCGGAGGTTCTGATCATCGGCAAAGTCCCCAAAATCACCCCCTGGATTCCGCCAACTTCCCCCATCTATAAAAATGTTCCCCTGAAGGACAAACCAATCCTTTTCAATAATGGAATGTCTGTATTCCGTATTAATGACAATGGCACCGGTTCCGCGGTCAATAACGTTGCCAACTCCACGAATGTTCAAATTATTGTCCACCGCAAAAGGTGCAAAAGGGGTGTCCAGATTGCTGGCCAGTCCCAATCGTAGCCTGGAAGCCCAATTCCCTTTTTTCCCTACCCTCATGAAGTAGGAAAAATCATTGAACCCAATCCAAAATTCCGGAAGTTGATCGCTTGTACTGACTACATACTGAAGGTTCAATACGCTTCGAAACCCATTCAAATAATGATAATAATACGTAATGCCATCATGATTGTAAATGAGTTTGTACAACAACTTATCCACCATAAGTTCCTGTGGGACATCTGGGGAAGTGGCTCCAAAAAGGTAATTGTAATCCTCGGTAAA
The sequence above is a segment of the Muricauda sp. SCSIO 64092 genome. Coding sequences within it:
- a CDS encoding POTRA domain-containing protein — translated: MVFFLVLTGMQGQEPLVADLKVQGNKRTRTAFIKKVSQVKPGQVLDSTKIQMDIDRLIRLPSISHAYYQVFMSDVEGYYNVIYGIEENFTLIPFANIFTSNDDEFAFRVGLQEFNFLGENMTLGAFYQYDVFHSYGFNIRAPYLFSNKWGLALNYQNLTTQEPVFLDNGTADYEYNNESIELLALFEPNFKNRFELGINLFTEDYNYLFGATSPDVPQELMVDKLLYKLIYNHDGITYYYHYLNGFRSVLNLQYVVSTSDQLPEFWIGFNDFSYFMRVGKKGNWASRLRLGLASNLDTPFAPFAVDNNLNIRGVGNVIDRGTGAIVINTEYRHSIIEKDWFVLQGNIFIDGGSWRNPGGDFGDFADDQNLRIYPGIGIRLIHKRIFNAIFRIDYGHGITTNATRGVVFGIGQYF